A stretch of the Nicotiana tabacum cultivar K326 chromosome 6, ASM71507v2, whole genome shotgun sequence genome encodes the following:
- the LOC107780096 gene encoding uncharacterized protein LOC107780096 isoform X1, with the protein MEKEEKNEETEVLCLQWGSRKRLRCVRVRGPQPCRFRRKISSSHFAATKDTLFPLTPPRFTSRNLESAMLRSEARKSCSPEKEERCYTTRGSAEENGKILVDTAAVSGGENNIVWPKLYISLSSKEKEEDFMAMKGCKLPQRPKKRAKLIQRTLLLVSPGAWLTDMSLERYEVREKKTSKKRPRGLKAMGSVESDSE; encoded by the exons ATGGAGAAGGAAGAGAAGAATGAGGAAACAGAAGTATTGTGTTTGCAGTGGGGAAGTAGAAAGAGACTCCGATGTGTGAGAGTCAGAGGACCCCAACCTTGTAGATTTCGCCGCAAAATATCATCATCTCATTTCGCCGCAACTAAAGACACCCTTTTCCCTCTTACCCCTCCTCGTTTTACCAG CAGGAATTTAGAATCGGCGATGCTTAGATCTGAGGCAAGAAAATCATGTTCACCGGAGAAAGAGGAAAGGTGTTACACAACAAGAGGATCAGCGGAGGAAAACGGCAAAATTCTGGTGGATACCGCTGCCGTAAGTGGCGGCGAGAATAACATAGTTTGGCCAAAGTTGTATATAAGTTTGTCAagcaaagagaaagaagaagatttCATGGCTATGAAAGGTTGTAAACTTCCTCAAAGACCTAAAAAGAGGGCTAAACTTATTCAAAGAACTTTACTT TTGGTGAGTCCGGGAGCATGGTTGACGGATATGTCTTTAGAGAGGTATGAAGTCAGAGAGAAGAAGACTTCCAAAAAG AGACCAAGAGGGTTGAAAGCCATGGGCAGCGTAGAGAGCGATTCCGAATGA
- the LOC107780096 gene encoding uncharacterized protein LOC107780096 isoform X2 gives MEKEEKNEETEVLCLQWGSRKRLRCVRVRGPQPCRFRRKISSSHFAATKDTLFPLTPPRFTRNLESAMLRSEARKSCSPEKEERCYTTRGSAEENGKILVDTAAVSGGENNIVWPKLYISLSSKEKEEDFMAMKGCKLPQRPKKRAKLIQRTLLLVSPGAWLTDMSLERYEVREKKTSKKRPRGLKAMGSVESDSE, from the exons ATGGAGAAGGAAGAGAAGAATGAGGAAACAGAAGTATTGTGTTTGCAGTGGGGAAGTAGAAAGAGACTCCGATGTGTGAGAGTCAGAGGACCCCAACCTTGTAGATTTCGCCGCAAAATATCATCATCTCATTTCGCCGCAACTAAAGACACCCTTTTCCCTCTTACCCCTCCTCGTTTTACCAG GAATTTAGAATCGGCGATGCTTAGATCTGAGGCAAGAAAATCATGTTCACCGGAGAAAGAGGAAAGGTGTTACACAACAAGAGGATCAGCGGAGGAAAACGGCAAAATTCTGGTGGATACCGCTGCCGTAAGTGGCGGCGAGAATAACATAGTTTGGCCAAAGTTGTATATAAGTTTGTCAagcaaagagaaagaagaagatttCATGGCTATGAAAGGTTGTAAACTTCCTCAAAGACCTAAAAAGAGGGCTAAACTTATTCAAAGAACTTTACTT TTGGTGAGTCCGGGAGCATGGTTGACGGATATGTCTTTAGAGAGGTATGAAGTCAGAGAGAAGAAGACTTCCAAAAAG AGACCAAGAGGGTTGAAAGCCATGGGCAGCGTAGAGAGCGATTCCGAATGA